ACGGATCAGGCGGGGTGTTCCCCGCCTTTTTCATGTGCCGCAGAAGGTTTGTTGCACCACTTCCGAGGGCTCGGGCGGGCGGCGTAAATCCTCCACGCCCGGCTGCGCCTCAAAGGGCTTGGAGAGCACGCTAAGAAGCCGCTCGAAGGGGGCGAAATCTCCCTCGCGCGCGGCCAGGATCATCTCTTCGATCCGGTGGTTGCGGGGGATGACCCAAGGGTTGGAGGCCTGCATCAGGGCTGACGGGTCTGCCTCGCGTTCGATTCGCGCGCGCCACTCCGGCTCCCATTGATCAAAGGCGGCAGGGTCCAGAAACTGATCCCGCGCAGCCCCTTCGGTGAGCGCGCGGAATGTGTTGGTAAAATCCGCGCGCCCCGCCTGCATCCGTTCGAGCAGCCCCTCAATGAGCGGCTTGTCTGCCTCCGTGGCCTCTTTGAGGCCGATCTTGGCACCCATCCGGCGCAGCCATGCGGCATCCACCAGCGCAGGCATGGCGTGAATGATCGCGGTAAACTCCTCAATCGCGGCGTCCCTGTCTGGCATCAGCGGCACAAGCGATGTGGCCAGCTGCGCCATATTCCAGACGATCACATGTGCCTGATTATCATAGGCATAACGCCCCTGCGCGTCGATTGAACTGAAGACCGTGACCGGGTGATAGACATCCATGAAGGCGCAGGGGCCGTAATCAATTGTCTCGCCCGAAAGGGCCGTGTTGTCTGTGTTCATCACCCCGTGGATGAAGCCGAGCGACATCCAATGGGCCACCAATTCGGCCTGCGCGGCGCAGACCGCGCGCAAGAAATCCGCCGGGCCGTTTGCGTCCGGGTAATGGCGCGCGGCAGTGTAGTCATAAAGTGCGTGGAGCGCCTCCACATCGCGGCGCGCGGCGAAATACTGAAACGTGCCGACGCGGATATGGCTTGACGCAACGCGGGTCAGAACCGCGCCGGGCACGGCCCCTTCCTGACGGTAGATCGGCTCGCCCGTCAGGGCGGCGGCCAGCGCGCGGGTGGTGGGCACGCCAAGCGCGTGCATTGCCTCGCTGACGACATATTCACGCAGCACGGGGCCCAGCCACGCGCGCCCATCGCCATTGCGGCTATAGGGGGTAGGGCCGGAGCCCTTGAGCTGAATATCGCGCCGATGCCCAGCGGGGTCTATGACCTCGCCCAGCAGGACTGCCCGCCCATCACCGAGCTGTGGGGAGAAGCCGCCAAATTGGTGCCCCGCATAGACCTGCGCAATCGGCTCGGCCCCATCAGGCAGCTCGCTGCCCGCAAACACCGGGGCCATGGCGGCGTAATCAAGGCTCAGCCCCAACTCTTCGGCAAGGCCGGTGTTGAACGCCAAAAGCGCAGGTGCGGCCACGGCGCGCGGGGCGATCCGTGTGTAGAAGCCTTCGGGCAGGCGGGCGTAGCTATTGTCAAATTTGATCATCATGGGGTTAACCTAAGCCTGCGCTTCGCAAATAAAAAGGCGCAGAGGTCTGCGCTTTCGTCTTTCAGAACATACGTGGCATGTTCAAAGCACGCGAGACATCAGGCCATAGCCCTCGCGCAGCTCAAAATGTAGCGCCTCGTAAAGCGCGCGTGCCTTGGCGTTATCGCCGCGCACTTCCAAATGGATCGCCTTCATGCCCGCCGCGCCAAGCGCCTTGGGCAGCCCGCGCAGCACTTCCAGCCCGATCCCGCGTCCGCGCACGCCGGGCCGGATATAGATCTCGTCCAAAATCCCGTCGAGCCCGCCATATTCCAGCGACCAGCCAAAACTGACGCAGGCATACCCAATCGGCGCGCGCGATGGCCCGATCACATAGATCGCCCCATGCGGTGATCCCTCCAGCAAAGGCAGCACAGCCGCGCGCCGTGCAGCATCGCTCAGATCAATGCCCTCTTCGGTGTGGAACGCCGCAATCAATGGCAAAAGCCGGTCGATATCTTCAGGTTTGCCAAGTGTCATCGCGGTCATAACTGTCCCACCCTATCTGGCGTATTGGCGGACCATGGCGTGTGCAGGCTTCATTGTCCACCGGACAGGGCCGCGCCGGTGGACGGGCGCCGGTAGTGGCGTAACACATAGAGCCGGATGGCCGAAGCGAGCCCCATATCTGTGCCTCGGTCCGCGTCAATTTCTGCGGCCAGCACGTTGATCGCCGTATCTTTTGACGCTGCAATCTCGCGAAAGGCCTGCCAAAACTCTGCCTCAAGCGACACCGAGGTACGATGCCCCTTGAGGGTGAGCGAATGTTTGACAGGCCGCCTGCTCATGTCTCGCGTTTTTTAGCGTCCAGATTTTTGGCGATCTGCGCTGCCTTGGCCTTGAGCAGTTCTTTCTGGCTCTTGGTCTGGCCAAAGGCCACGGCATTTTCATCCGCGCGGGCCCGGCGGGAGGCGCGGTTGCGCTCTTTCTTGGCCTTGTTCATGTTCACTGGGGCGCTCATTTTGGTCCTACCATGTTCTCGGGCCGCACAACGCGGTCGAATGTTTCGCCATCCACAAAGCCCAAGGCAATCGCCTCTTCGCGCAATGTGGTGCCGTTCTTATGGGCCGTCTTGGCCACTTTTGTCGCGTTATCATAGCCAATTTCGGGCGCGAGCGCCGTGACAAGCATCAGCGATTCGCGCATCAGCTTGTCGATCCGTGTGCGGTCCGCGTCGAGCCCGGCCATGAGATTATCGGTGAACGTACCCGCCGCATCGCCCAGAAGCTGCATGGATTGCAGCACGTTATAGGCCATCATAGGTTTGTAGACGTTCAGCTCAAAATGCCCCTGAGAGCCGGCAAAGCCCACGGCGGCATCATTGCCCATAACATGCGCGCAGACTTGGGTCAGCGCCTCGCATTGAGTGGGGTTCACCTTGCCGGGCATGATCGAGCTGCCCGGCTCGTTTTCGGGCAGGATCAGCTCGCCCAGGCCGCAGCGCGGGCCGGAGCCGAGCAGGCGGATATCGTTTGCGATCTTGAAGAGCGACCCGGCCACGGTTTTCAGCGATCCGGAGATTTCCACCATCGCGTCATGGGCGGCCAGCGCCTCAAACTTGTTGGGGGCGGTGACGAAGGGCAGGCCGGTGATCTTGGCCATGTTCTGGGCCACCATCACGTCCCAACCGGGGTTTGTGTTGAGGCCGGTGCCCACGGCTGTGCCGCCTTGGGCCAGCTCATAGATGCCTTCAAGCGAGGTCTCGACCCGCTTGATCCCCATGGCGACCTGATGGGCATAGCCCGAAAATTCCTGACTCAGCGTCAGAGGGGTCGCGTCTTGAGTGTGGGTGCGGCCAATTTTTATTATTCCATCGAAACTTGCGATCTTTTCTTCAAGTGACGCATGAAGCTTGCGCAGGCCCGGCAGCAGCATGTCGCGCGCCATCATCGCGGTCGAGATATGCATCGCCGTAGGGAAGGTGTCGTTGGACGATTGCCCCATATTGCAATGGTCGTTGGGATGCACCGGGTCCTTGGAGCCGATCACGCCGCCCATGATCTCAATCGCGCGGTTGGCGATCACCTCATTGGCGTTCATGTTGGATTGCGTGCCCGACCCGGTCTGCCACACCACCAGCGGGAAATTGTCGTCGAGCTTGCCCGCGACAACCTCGGATGCGGCCTCGATAATTGCTTCTCCGCGCGCCGTGTCCAGCTTGCCCAGCGTCACATTCGCCTCAGCGCAGGCCTGTTTGATCACGCCAAGCGCGCGAACAATGGCCACGGGCTGTTTTTCCCACCCGATGGGGAAATTCAGGATCGAGCGTTGCGTTTGCGCGCCCCAATACTTGTCTGCGGGGACCTCAAGAGGGCCAAAACTATCGGTTTCAGTGCGGGTGGCGGTCATGGGCGGGCTCTCCTATGCGGTTTGCCCCTTCCTTATCCTATGGCGCGGAAAGTTCAATCGCGGCTTACTTGCGGAAGGTATCGAGGCTGACCACCTCTGCCTGCTTGGTAGAGCTGTCGTCGGGGGATGGCGCGTCCTCGTCTTCTTCGTCCTCCTCCTCCGGCGTCTCGAAGCGCAGCCCAAATTCGACCGAGGGGTCTACGAAGGTCAGGATCGCGTCATATGGCACCACAAGCGCTTCGGGCGCGTCGCCAAAATTGAGTGAAACGGAGAAGCCTTTGTCCGTGACCTCAAGATTGTCATACCAATGCTGCATCACCACGGTCATCTCGCTGGGATAGCGTTCGCGCAGCCAATCCGCGAGCTTTGCGTCCGGGTGCGTCGTGTCGAATGTGATGAAGAAATGATGCGCGCCTGGCAGGCCGTTTTCCTGCACATCTTCCAGCACCTCTTGGATCAGGCTCCGCATGGCGCGGTGCATCAGGTTGCCATAGTCAATTCTATCGGACATGTGCGCCCCCCGGCTTGGTCTCCCTCATCATAGGGGATTCGGGGCAAAAGCAAAGCGCTGTCAGAGGGCCATGCCCAGCACTCCGCCTGCCGCCGCCATAAGCCCCAATGCGGGCAGCATTGGCACCCGCAGGCCCAGCATGAGCACGCCCGCCAACGCGGTGAGGGCTGCGGCGGGGAGGGAGAAACTGGACCAGACGGGACGGGGGCCAAAAGCCGTCTCGCCCACCTCGCCAAAGAGGACATGAAGCGCGAACCACAGCGACAGGTTCAGGATCACGCCCACCACAGAGGCGGAAATCGCGGCCAGCGCGCCTTTGAGCCGGGGCTGCGCCAGAAGCCACTCCAGATAGGGTGCACCGGCGAATATCCATAGAAAACAGGGCAGAAACGTCACCCAAAGTGTGAGCGCGCCCGCCGCAAGGGCCAGCCCAAGCCCGCCCTCGTAATAGCCCGCCAGAAGCGCCACGAACTGCGTCACCAGAATGAGCGGGCCGGGGGTGGTTTCCGCAAGCCCCAGCGCGTCGATCATCTGTGCGGTGCTGAGCCAGCCATGTGTCTCCACCACGGCCTGTGTCATATAAGCGAGAACGGCGTAGGCGCCGCCAAATGTCACCACGGCCAGTTTGCTGAAGAAGAGCGCGATTTCCGTAAGGAACTCTGCACCCGAGGCCCAGACGGCCAGCACGGGCAGCGCCCACAGCACTGCAAAGATCACCGCGCCCTTGGCAGAGCGGCCAAACTGGCCCCGTGGCAGTGGCGCCGCATCGCCTGGTGCTGCCCCGGCGCTCAGCGCGCCATAAAGAGCGGCCAGCGCAATGATCAGCGGGAAGGGCAGCCCCGCGAAGAAGATCGCGGCAAAACCCAGTGCGGCAAGCGCCCAATGCGCGGCCCCTTTCAGCGCCTTCTGGCTGAGGCTCCAAAGCGCCTTGATCACGATGATAACCACCGCCGCCTTGATCCCCAGAAAGACGGCTTGAACCAGCGGCACTTGCCCAAGCGCGATATAAGCGAGCGCGAGCGCGAGGATGACCGCCGCACCGGGCAGCACGAAGAAAAGCCCGGCGATCAACCCGCCCACCGTGCCGCGCAGCTTCCACCCGGCATAGGTGGCCAGTTGCATTGCCTCGGGTCCCGGCAGGAGCATGCAGAAGGACAACGCACCCAGAAACTGCGGCTCACTCATCCATCCACGGTGCTCCACCAGCTCGCTATGCATGAGGGATATCTGCGCGGCGGGCCCACCGAAGGAGAGAAGACCGATACGCGCGAAGCTGCGCAGGAAATCGCTCAGCGGCATGTCCATCGCTCACTCCCTTATACGCGGTGGCGCGCGCTTTGTGGTGGCTCACCTTGGCTCAGGGGTTTGACGATTTCATGACACGGCGCGCGCGCCAAGAGGCATCGGTGCGGAAATCATAAAAATATGGGGGTAAAGTGCAGGCTTCTGTTGCCAGGTGCCTGCGAACCCCGCCTTACGCGGCTAGGCGCAAGGGCTTAAGTTTCAGTCGCTGAAACCGCTTACGCGGCCATCGCAACTGGAGCACGATTGTCATTTGCAATTGTACTTTTTGGGCCGATACGGTGGCACCCAGCCGAAACAAAGCATAACCCCTTTAGACGTTCGTCGATCCTATTTCGACCCCCTCCGCCGCCAAATGAACGGGTGTTGGTGGAGTCGCCGGGTACCGCCCCCGGGTCCGATCCGCGTATTACGAGCGCGTTTATGTCCATAGTCCCCGAAGGAACATTTTGAATATAGGCGGTGCTGTTCGGTTTGCAAAGGGGGCACGCAAAACCCCCCGCCGGGTAAGGGCGGGGGTTTTGGTCATCTTGGGGCGCGATGATTAACCAGCGCGGCGGAAATCCGTCTCATCGGTCACGGCGAACCGCCCGCCTTTGAGCTTTTGCAGCTTTCCCTCGCGCAGAAGCTGCCCGAACGAGCGCAGCCCCTCTTCGCGGGAAAAGTCGCCCGCCTCCATCTCACGCAGCTTTTGCATCAGCATCGGGCGCGAGAATTGCGGCATGCCTTCCACATCGGCCATATAGGCGGCGGCGGCTTCCAAAAGCTCGGGCAGGGATTTGGCCCCTTGCGCGTCGGCAAAATCAGCAAAGCTGTGATCGGTGGCGGAAGCATTCATCTGCTCAGGCTTTGGTTCGGTCTGTGGGCGCTGTGGGGTCATGTCCGAGGTGTCTTTCCGTATCTCGGACGCTTCGGCCAGAGGAGCCTCGGCGGGACGCGCGCGCACAACCCGGCGAGGCCGTATGGGGGCCGCATCGGTGTCGACACGTTGCTCGGCCACCAGCTTCAGAGGCGCGGGGCGTGGGGCGGCTGGCCGTTCGGGGCTGGGCGTGGCTGTGACTGATACGCGCGGGCGACGGGGGCGCACGGCGTTTTCAAGATCGAGCCGGTAAGGCTGATCGTCCACGTCTTGCGCCATGGCTCCGCCCGCGCTGCGCTCGGCCTTGGTGGCGGCCACGGCGGCGCGCAGGTGTTGAATGGCATTGCGCCGTTCGTTTGATTCGGGCTCTTGCAACTGGCTGTCGGTCTCATCGAAGATCCGCGAGGTTTGCGCATCGGACCCAATTGCGCCGAGCACAGCGCTTTTGGCGTCAGGGGCGGGCTTCTCCGTGGCGGCGTCTTCGGCTGCATCTTGGGGCGCATCTTCCGGCGCGTCGTCGATCTCATCCGTAAGGTCTTTGCTGGCCTCGGCGGGGGTGTCGTCAAGATCGGCGAGGGCGTCGGCCACATCATCTGCCACATCCTCGGACGTGCCCTCTACGATCTCCTCGGCTGGCATTTCTGCCGCCTCAGGCTCTGACTTTGCGGCGCGGGACGCGTTCAGCTCCGCTTCGACCTCTGCCAATTCGCGTTGCAGATCGGCCTCTTCCTCGGGCGAGAGGGAGGCACCGTCTGTGGCGTTGTTTGCGGCGCTGTCTGTCCCGCCAAGGGCTGCGTCGAGATCGGCGCGTTTCACCTTGATCATACGCGCGGCGAGGGGGCGGACCTCTGATGCGTCCTCAGTAGGGGCTGTCTCGGCGTCATTGCCGATGGCATCCGCCTTAAGCTGCGCCAGAGTATCATCTGCGCGGGGCGCGGCGTCTGCGTCGATGTCATCGTCATCCTTAGCGGTTTCAATCGGGCCGTTGTCCGCTGCGCTCAAGCGGGCCAGCATGTCGTCTTCGACGTCTGTGTTTTCTTGCGCGGTGGCGTGTGCTTCGGCTTCGCGAGTGGCGGCCTCGGCGCGGGCTTGTTCTGCGTCGGCTTCGGCCTGCGCTTCAAGCTCTGCTTGGCGTTTGGCCTCGGCGGCGTGGTCTGCCTCGGCTTTCGCGTCTGCTGCACGCTCCGCCTCCGCTTGCTCAGCGGCCTCGGCTTGACGCTCTGCTTCCGCTGCACGCTCAGCCTCGGCCTTTTCGGCCGCTTTGGCTTCTGCTGCCGCTTGGGCCTCCGCCTCACGCGCGGCCTCTGCCTCACGCGCGGCCTCAAGGGCGGCACGGTCTTCTTCGGCTTTGGCGGCGGCCTCAGCTGCGCGCTGGGCCTCCTCGCGCTCCGCTTGTTCGGTGCTTTCAGCCTCGGCCAAACGGGCCGCATCTTCTTCTACATCATCAGCGTCCAGCGCGGCCGCGATATCATCCTGTGCGCTTCTCAAGAAATCTTGGGCGTGCTCGTCCTCGGTATAGCGCGCATCGAATCCGCCTGACGGGCTGGCCACGGCGCGGATGCGGCGCAGCTTGTCGGCCACGCTTTCCGCCTCGCCTTGGGGGGCGGCGCGTTTGGGTGCTTCATCAGCGTTATTTATGCCGTTGGTCACAGTGGCCTCAGAGCGGACCTCTGCCGCGCCCTGCGCAGGCAACGCGGCAGGGGGCGTCGTTGCCACCGGGGCGGACTGTGGGGCAGGCGCGGTGGCGGGCGATGCCGCTGCATCGCTGGCGCGCAAGTGGATACGGCCGTCTTGATCATGTGCCTCCACGCGGCGCGAAATCTCGCGGCCTGCGATCTTGGCCAGCATGTCTGCATCGGGTGTCGGTGGCTCTGCGCCGAAATAACGGTCGTCGGCGGCCAGATCACGGAAATACTCCGCAATCGCCTTCATCGTGTCGAACGAATCGTCGAACCCTTCAAGGGTGCACGAAAACGTGCCATACGAGACCGTCAGAATTTTACTCGAATTCACCATAACATGCTCACTTTCGTTGCCTGCAATGGGCGGTTTACCATGGGGGGCGCGTTCAAACCGGCCCGAATCTGAGAAGATTAACGTATCATTTCATGGCGAGATTGTGATCTGTTTCACAAATCTGGGATAATATAGTGAATTTGAAAATGATTGTGCAGGATTTGGGACCAATCACGCTGCTGGGTGGCGGTGCGGCGACGCAAGAGCAATTGCACGCGGCGATGGGGATCGCCCCCGTGGCGGTGGCGGCGGATGGCGGCGCGCAGTTGGCGTTAACCCACGGGGTTGATGTGCGGGCGGTGATCGGCGATTTCGATTCGATATCTGAGGATGTGCGCGCCGCCGTGCCCGCTGAAAACCTGCATCATATCCCCGAGCAAGACAGCACGGATTTTGAGAAATGCCTCGCGCGGATCAAAGCGCCCCTTATCCTCGGGGTGGGCTTTGCAGGCGGGCGGATGGATCATCAGATGGCCGCGTGTAATGCGCTGGTGCGGGCGGCGCATCAGCGCTGTGTGCTTTTGGGCAGTGACGATCTGATCTTTCTCGCACCGCCCAGTTTGCGGCTCGATCTGCCCGAGGGGGCGCGTGTGTCGCTTTTTCCGCTGGGCGCGGTTGAGGGCGTGTCGGATGGGCTTGAGTGGCCCATTCAGGGGCTGAACTTTGCGCCCGACCGTCAGATCAGCACATCTAACAGGGCGCTGGGGCCTGTTTTTCTTAGCATGACCGCGCCGAAAATGCTGGTGATGGTGGCGCCCGAGCATCTGGAGATGGTGGTGGCGTCGCTTCTGGCCGCGCCGAATTGGGGCCGGTGACGGCGCAGTGATCAGATCAGGGCTGCGGGGGGACGCGGCGCTCTATCGCCAGTTCCATTTTGCGTTCGCGCAGGAAAACGTAAAAGCCTGAGCCCACAATGAGCGCGATGCCAATAATGCTCAGCCCATCAGGCAGGTCCCCGAAGATCCAAAAGCCCAGTGCGGTGGCGCTGACAATCTCAAGGTAGTGGATGGGCGCGATGGTGGAGGCGGGGGCGAAGCTGAGCGCGTAGCTGATGCAGATATGGCTGAGCGTGGCGACCACGCCGACGCCTAAGAGTAACCATAGCTCGCGGGCGGCAGGCCAGCTTGGGTCAAGCTCGGTCACGCCGGTATTGTTGAAGATCGTAAGGAGGGGCACGGCGATCACCAGTGCGGCAAGGCTGGTATAGGTTTGCAAGGTTATGGGGTGCATGCGCTGCGCCATCTTACGGGTCAGGATCATGTAGAAGGCAAAGAGCAGGGCCGTCACCAGAGGCGCCAGCGCGACAAGGCCCACATCCACGAATGTGGGCTGAATGATCAAAAGCGCGCCCACAAAGCCCACGGTGCAGGCAAGGATGCGCCGCGCCCCGATTGCCTCCCCCAGCAGGAGCGCCCCCAGAAGGGTCAGGATGAACGGCTCCACAAAGAAGATCGCGATAGCATCTGCGATTGGCATGTAGCGCAAAGCGTAGAAGAAAAATCCGGTGGCGGTGAGAATGAGCGCCGCGCGAATGAGGTGCAGGCCCATCTCGGCGCGCAATGGCCTGTGCAGGCATCCCATGGCGATGGCCAGCGGCAGCAGCAAAGCGGCCTGAACCGCAAATCGGGTTGCCGCCACCTGGCCCACGGCCAGCGCATCGCCGATCATTTTGGCGAAGCTGTCCATCAGCGGCGCGGTGAGGGCAAACCCCACCATCAGCAATATGCCGAGTGTGGGCCGCTCGGCTTTTGGCAGGCCTTTCATCAGCAGTTCGGCACGTTCACAGCGAGCCCGCCAAGCGACGTCTCTTTGTATTTGTCCATCATATCCGCGCCCGTCTGGCGCATCGTCTCGATACAGGCATCAAGCGGGACAAGATGCGTACCATCGCCGCGCAGCGCGAGGCTTGCCGCCGAGACGGCCTTGATCGCGCCCAGCCCGTTGCGCTCAATGCAGGGCACTTGGACAAGGCCCGCAACCGGGTCGCAGGTCATGCCGAGGTGATGCTCCAGCGCGATCTCGGCGGCGTTTTCAATCTGCTCGGGCGTGCCGCCCAGAACGGCGCAGAGGCCAGCGGCCCCCATGGCGGCGGCGCTGCCCACTTCGGCCTGACACCCGGCCTCGGCGCCCGAGATGGAGGCGTTGTATTTCACCAGCCCCCCAATGGCGGCAGCGGTGAGCAGAAATTCCTCCACCTGCGCCTCGGACGCGCCGGGCACATGCTCCAGCCAGTATTTGATCACCGCAGGCACCACGCCTGCCGCACCGTTGGTGGGGGCTGTGACCACCTGACCGCCCGCCGCGTTCTCCTCATTGACGGCCATGGCATAGGTGCTCATCCAGTCATTGATCTTGTGCGGTGCGCTGAGGTTGGTGCCGCGCTCTGCGATCAGCGCGTCGCGGATGCCCTTGGCGCGGCGTTTGACCTTCAGGCCGCCGGGCAGGATTCCATCGGTGACCATGCCGCGCTCGATACAATCATCCATCACCTGCCAGATGCGTTTGACGCCCGTGGTCATATCCACCTCGGCCTTGCGCGACACCTCATTGGCGCGCTTCATCGCGGCGATGGATTTGCCCGAGCTTTGGGCCATCTCCAGCATCTCGGCGGCGGATTTGAACGGGTAGGGGACGGGCGCGCCCTCATCGGTGTTGCGCCCGGCGGCAAGCTCTGCCTCGGTCATCACGAAGCCGCCGCCGATGGAGTAATAGGTCTCCTGCAAGATCACGTCGCCCTGCGCATCCGTGGCCATCAGGACCATACCGTTGGCGTGGCCGGGGAGGTTGGGACCAAAATCGAACACCAGATCGTCCTTGGGGTGAAAGGCCAGCTCCGGCAGGCCTTCGGGGCGCAGGGTATGCGTCGCGTGGATATCGGCCAGTGCGGCTTCGGCCTTTTCTGCGTCATATGTCTCGGGCAGGAACCCCGCAAGGCCGAGGATCGTCGCGCGGTCCGTCGCATGGCCCACGCCTGTAAACGCAAGGCTGCCATGCAGCGAGCCGCGGATACCCGCATATTGAAACGGTGCGCCGCGCATTTTGTCCAGAAACATGGAGGCGGCGACCATAGGCCCCATCGTGTGCGACGACGACGGGCCAATACCCACTTTGAACATCTCAAACACAGACAGAAACATTGAGGGCGCCTCCCTTGATACCCGCTGAGTGCGGCGATTGAGCTTTAGCGCATCCATAGGCCAGAGGGCTATCCGGAAACGACAGAGCGCGCCGTATCAGAGACGATTTGCGCCCTCAACCGACATTGTGACGCCGCCGTATAGTGGTGGGCCTGCCGGGAAGGGTCAGGCTGGCATCGCCGCGCGGGGTGCGGGCAATCACGCGGCCCTTGGCGATCACGCAAAGCCGGGCGGCGCGCAGGCGCAGGGCCTCTACCGGGTCGCCCGCATCAATCACTACCAGAGAGGCCTCACAACCAACCTCAAGCCCGTATCCCTCCAGCCCCATGATCTTGGCGCTGCGGGTCGTGACCATCTCATAGCACTCGCGCATCTCGGCGGGGCTGCTCATCTGCGCCACGTGCAGGCCCATGAAGGCCACGTCGAGCATATCGCCCGTGCCCAGCGGATACCACGGATCGCGCACGCAATCCTGCCCAAAGCCCACGGTGATGCCATGGGCTTGCATCTCCTTCACGCGGGTCATGCCGCGCCGCTTGGGGAAGGTATCGTGCCGCCCTTGGATCATGATGTTGATCAGGGGGTTGGGGATTGCGGCAACCTCGGCCTCGGCCATCAAAGGGAGCAGTTTCGAGACATAGTAATTGTCCATCGAATGCATGGATGTGAGGTGACTGCCCGCCACGCGGCCCTCAAGGCCAAGGCGCTGGGCCTCAAAGATCAGCGTCTCGATATGGCGGCTCATCGGGTCGTCCGTCTCGTCGCAATGCATGTCCACGCGCAGCCCGCGCTGGGCGGCCATCTCGCATAGCTCGCGCACGGACGCCGCACCATCCGCCATTGTCCGCTCGAAATGCGGGATGCCGCCGACCACATCCACGCCCATATCCAGCGCGCGGATCGTGTTGTCGCGCGCGGTGGGGTCGCGGTAGAACCC
The nucleotide sequence above comes from Roseovarius carneus. Encoded proteins:
- a CDS encoding GNAT family N-acetyltransferase, translating into MTAMTLGKPEDIDRLLPLIAAFHTEEGIDLSDAARRAAVLPLLEGSPHGAIYVIGPSRAPIGYACVSFGWSLEYGGLDGILDEIYIRPGVRGRGIGLEVLRGLPKALGAAGMKAIHLEVRGDNAKARALYEALHFELREGYGLMSRVL
- a CDS encoding thiamine diphosphokinase encodes the protein MNLKMIVQDLGPITLLGGGAATQEQLHAAMGIAPVAVAADGGAQLALTHGVDVRAVIGDFDSISEDVRAAVPAENLHHIPEQDSTDFEKCLARIKAPLILGVGFAGGRMDHQMAACNALVRAAHQRCVLLGSDDLIFLAPPSLRLDLPEGARVSLFPLGAVEGVSDGLEWPIQGLNFAPDRQISTSNRALGPVFLSMTAPKMLVMVAPEHLEMVVASLLAAPNWGR
- a CDS encoding protein adenylyltransferase SelO; this encodes MMIKFDNSYARLPEGFYTRIAPRAVAAPALLAFNTGLAEELGLSLDYAAMAPVFAGSELPDGAEPIAQVYAGHQFGGFSPQLGDGRAVLLGEVIDPAGHRRDIQLKGSGPTPYSRNGDGRAWLGPVLREYVVSEAMHALGVPTTRALAAALTGEPIYRQEGAVPGAVLTRVASSHIRVGTFQYFAARRDVEALHALYDYTAARHYPDANGPADFLRAVCAAQAELVAHWMSLGFIHGVMNTDNTALSGETIDYGPCAFMDVYHPVTVFSSIDAQGRYAYDNQAHVIVWNMAQLATSLVPLMPDRDAAIEEFTAIIHAMPALVDAAWLRRMGAKIGLKEATEADKPLIEGLLERMQAGRADFTNTFRALTEGAARDQFLDPAAFDQWEPEWRARIEREADPSALMQASNPWVIPRNHRIEEMILAAREGDFAPFERLLSVLSKPFEAQPGVEDLRRPPEPSEVVQQTFCGT
- the chrA gene encoding chromate efflux transporter, which gives rise to MDMPLSDFLRSFARIGLLSFGGPAAQISLMHSELVEHRGWMSEPQFLGALSFCMLLPGPEAMQLATYAGWKLRGTVGGLIAGLFFVLPGAAVILALALAYIALGQVPLVQAVFLGIKAAVVIIVIKALWSLSQKALKGAAHWALAALGFAAIFFAGLPFPLIIALAALYGALSAGAAPGDAAPLPRGQFGRSAKGAVIFAVLWALPVLAVWASGAEFLTEIALFFSKLAVVTFGGAYAVLAYMTQAVVETHGWLSTAQMIDALGLAETTPGPLILVTQFVALLAGYYEGGLGLALAAGALTLWVTFLPCFLWIFAGAPYLEWLLAQPRLKGALAAISASVVGVILNLSLWFALHVLFGEVGETAFGPRPVWSSFSLPAAALTALAGVLMLGLRVPMLPALGLMAAAGGVLGMAL
- a CDS encoding ribbon-helix-helix domain-containing protein; the encoded protein is MSRRPVKHSLTLKGHRTSVSLEAEFWQAFREIAASKDTAINVLAAEIDADRGTDMGLASAIRLYVLRHYRRPSTGAALSGGQ
- the fumC gene encoding class II fumarate hydratase, which gives rise to MTATRTETDSFGPLEVPADKYWGAQTQRSILNFPIGWEKQPVAIVRALGVIKQACAEANVTLGKLDTARGEAIIEAASEVVAGKLDDNFPLVVWQTGSGTQSNMNANEVIANRAIEIMGGVIGSKDPVHPNDHCNMGQSSNDTFPTAMHISTAMMARDMLLPGLRKLHASLEEKIASFDGIIKIGRTHTQDATPLTLSQEFSGYAHQVAMGIKRVETSLEGIYELAQGGTAVGTGLNTNPGWDVMVAQNMAKITGLPFVTAPNKFEALAAHDAMVEISGSLKTVAGSLFKIANDIRLLGSGPRCGLGELILPENEPGSSIMPGKVNPTQCEALTQVCAHVMGNDAAVGFAGSQGHFELNVYKPMMAYNVLQSMQLLGDAAGTFTDNLMAGLDADRTRIDKLMRESLMLVTALAPEIGYDNATKVAKTAHKNGTTLREEAIALGFVDGETFDRVVRPENMVGPK
- a CDS encoding L-serine ammonia-lyase, whose amino-acid sequence is MFLSVFEMFKVGIGPSSSHTMGPMVAASMFLDKMRGAPFQYAGIRGSLHGSLAFTGVGHATDRATILGLAGFLPETYDAEKAEAALADIHATHTLRPEGLPELAFHPKDDLVFDFGPNLPGHANGMVLMATDAQGDVILQETYYSIGGGFVMTEAELAAGRNTDEGAPVPYPFKSAAEMLEMAQSSGKSIAAMKRANEVSRKAEVDMTTGVKRIWQVMDDCIERGMVTDGILPGGLKVKRRAKGIRDALIAERGTNLSAPHKINDWMSTYAMAVNEENAAGGQVVTAPTNGAAGVVPAVIKYWLEHVPGASEAQVEEFLLTAAAIGGLVKYNASISGAEAGCQAEVGSAAAMGAAGLCAVLGGTPEQIENAAEIALEHHLGMTCDPVAGLVQVPCIERNGLGAIKAVSAASLALRGDGTHLVPLDACIETMRQTGADMMDKYKETSLGGLAVNVPNC
- a CDS encoding DMT family transporter; its protein translation is MKGLPKAERPTLGILLMVGFALTAPLMDSFAKMIGDALAVGQVAATRFAVQAALLLPLAIAMGCLHRPLRAEMGLHLIRAALILTATGFFFYALRYMPIADAIAIFFVEPFILTLLGALLLGEAIGARRILACTVGFVGALLIIQPTFVDVGLVALAPLVTALLFAFYMILTRKMAQRMHPITLQTYTSLAALVIAVPLLTIFNNTGVTELDPSWPAARELWLLLGVGVVATLSHICISYALSFAPASTIAPIHYLEIVSATALGFWIFGDLPDGLSIIGIALIVGSGFYVFLRERKMELAIERRVPPQP
- a CDS encoding SspB family protein; the encoded protein is MSDRIDYGNLMHRAMRSLIQEVLEDVQENGLPGAHHFFITFDTTHPDAKLADWLRERYPSEMTVVMQHWYDNLEVTDKGFSVSLNFGDAPEALVVPYDAILTFVDPSVEFGLRFETPEEEDEEDEDAPSPDDSSTKQAEVVSLDTFRK
- a CDS encoding DUF4169 family protein, giving the protein MSAPVNMNKAKKERNRASRRARADENAVAFGQTKSQKELLKAKAAQIAKNLDAKKRET